Within the Cryptococcus neoformans var. neoformans B-3501A chromosome 1, whole genome shotgun sequence genome, the region CTGACTCCTTGCAGATGGTGGGAGTCCATGCACCTCAaaatcatccatcattGGTCAACCTCAATGAGGGTAGGTCAAGCTCTTCGAAGGTACTGGCTCGGACTGACTTATTCCTTAGATCCCCTCATGTCGGAAGTACGTCCCATAAAAATAAGCCGAGCTGACTCATTAGTGTCTCATATATCAAATCAAACCTGGCACTACAATTGCCGGTGCTGTTGACGAAGACAAAGCCCATATCAAGTTGTCCGGCACACACATCCTTCCCGAACATTGTTCTTTCACCAATGACGAGGGTGTAGTCACCATTGAAGCTATGCCTGATGCTCGCACTTTCGTGAACGGGAAAAGGGTCCCTCCAAATTCGCCAGTAAAACTCTTGAATGGTTTCCGAGTGATCCTAGGTGATTCCCACGTATTCCGCTTCAATGATCCTGCTGCCGTCAGGgcagagaggaagaaattgaGAATATCATCCAGCACTGATGAAAATGGGAGCTTAACTCCTGGGTTAAGACCGGATTCACCAAGCTCTAGGGTGGATACCGAGTTGATGGATTGGACCGCAGCAAGAAGGGAAGTGGCCGATATCGAGAAACTGGCCGATCAAGATTTGGATAAACTCTACGATGACATTGTACGTAATCTGACGATTGTACGAAGGAAGACTGACATGCTGCTGCAGCTCAAGCTTCGTACGCAACGTAGACGACCAGAGAGTCGTATGGACATTGCGGACTTCGATTCTCATTTTGAGAGGTCTGCCAATCCTTTGAGCAATCCCTGGGCTGGTCCTGGTCAGACGGCTACCATGACTTCAAATAGCCTGGCTACTCCAGTCGGTCCGGATGTCGATGTCAATATTGTTGATGAACAATCTGAGACATCCGCTGAGCAAGCCCTGCACACCAGTAGCGCATTACAAACGCCAGCGTACGACCAGAAAGCTGCTGATGCAAAGCTTCATCAAGAGCATCTGACAAAGCAGCTCAGAATGATGGCGCAGGAGGTTAAAAGAATCCGTTCACAGGCTGCACGGGCGAAGGCAATGGAGCcaggagagatggagccAGCCGATTGGAACGCTGAGGAAGTGCGGAAGCTCAGACGTGTAGTGGAAAAGTGGAAGCGGTTGAGAGGCTATAAGATGGCGGAGGAGATTTTACTAGGGGCTGTAGATATCCGAGAGGCCAACATCATTGCGTGAGTGGTTCTGTCTCGTCCGTTAATGACCGCTAACTAATTAGCTGTTCAGTAAACATATGGAGAAGCAAGTGACCTATAACTTTCTGGTCGTTAACGGAGCTATTGCTTCTCCTACATCCTCTTTGGATGAACAAAAGGGGATAATCgagtttgaggatgtcTCGGGCTCTGGCATTCAGCATATTAATGGACCCGTTGTCGTTGTGAAGGTTATTGACTGGCGAGCCAAATGTGAgcattttcctttttgaATCAGCATGTCAGCTGGCTCTAAACCCAAGCTAGCGGTATACACTTGGGATCTCCCTCGCTTCAGACAACAATTAATCAAGATGCGACACATGTATGCTCTAAAAGAAAAGCCGAACTACTCTGTTCACTTTGAAGTCGATGGCCCATTTACGGACgttccacctccttcctATTCTTTTATCGGTTCTGCCAAAGTCCCTCTACGTCTACTCGGGAATCATCTCTCATACGCCGTTACGGTACCCATCATGTGTCAGTACACCATGGAAGCTGTTGGATCATGTCGAGTCACCTTCAAGGCTGACTCCCTTGATGATGTGTTCGGCCGATCCGCCCAAATCTCTTCCGACCGCTTGTTAAATAGTACTATCAGCCCTGGGAGCAGACTGGTTTTCACATTTATCGTTGATTCAGTCAAAGGTCTTTCTTCTACCGACTACGCCTCAATTCATGCCCAGACCCGCTTATCTTCACTCATTGGGCCATCCATCGTGTCTGAAGACACTTTTGCTTCTCAATCCGTAGATCTGGACAAGTCTTCTGGCACTCGTCTGATCTTGAAAAAAACCATTTCGACCGTCGTTACTCCGGAAATAATACAGTACATCACAAACGAATACGCCGTTGTAGAGTTTTTTGCAAAAGCGAAGACGGAATATCTTGAGCGGCTGGAAAGATGGGACGTCAATCATGAAGTTCTTCCCATTGTTCCAACTTGTACTACACCGACGAAATCGGGTGGCGGCAATTCTTTAATGCGCCGTTGCGAGACCGATTTTGTTGCTCCAGAGAGACACGATATTCTCGCCACGATCTCCATCTTGGAGCTTGCGTCCAATGGCGAATATTTGCCAGCTGAAGTGTATGATGATATTTTCCAACTCCACCAAGGTCTTCAGCGACGTCTCCGCATCAAACTTGTACATTCTTCAGGTAAAGCGCTGCCGTGGGAGAAACTGGAGCACGTAAGTACAGGAGACATAAGATTAGTTGACAAGAGTGGAGCGGCTAGTGTAGGCAAGCCTTTAATCGAGCTCAGGATGTCTGACCAGGTAGTGGAGCATCATCCTGACGGCACTTTGTCTCTGGAAGCCGAGGGAGTGTGGGATACCGCCTCGCATGCTTGTCGACATTTGGATCGCCGTACTTTGCCTGGCCAGCAACACCTCCTCATACGCCTAACGTGGCTGGTCTCTGTTCCTACGTTATCCGAACCAGTGACTTTCCAAGTTGATTTGCCCCTCAAGATCCTTGGCCGCGATGCCAAAAGATCGTCCTTTTTATCTTTCTGGTCAGCATCCAAGGTCTTTAAAAATATGACGAGGATATTCGTTGTAGAATGTGCACCACCGATTGCGAGGAGTGCGAATGAGTTGTGGCGACTTGATACTGGTGGAAAGCACGTTAAAGGCGAGGAGACGTTGGGCAACTGGAAGCCTAGGAGCTTGGGGTTGCTGGACGATTGGAAGAAAATGTGCAGAGCACAAATTGGATTAGCAGAGGTTGCTGTCACAAAGATAGTGTTGGAGATGTGGCgtgaagacgaagaagggagcgaaggagaaaaggaggacggagaagaggaggaacaaggtgacgaagagaagaagaagacgctTATGGGCAAATGTTTGGGTCTGTGGCAGAAGGCTATTGCGAATCGTGTCGAGGTATTTTTCATTTTACCATCCACTGGGCCACGTAATACTGAAATTTTCTGATAGATTGACGTCAAGAGAGAGTCacttgaggaagaggcaatCTCTCGCAAACTCCGAAAATTACTCCCCGATCTGGAGCCAAAGCCGGTCCCCACTGTCAAGCTACAACGCCGCATGTGAGCCTCCAATCACAAAAAGCTTGAGACTCGTGTGCTGATTATATAAACTCACTAGCGATAACGTTATTAAAAGTGGCCACCTCATGCTCTTGAGGGATTCTCAAGCGGACCAGTGGGAGAAGATCTTTTTTGTTCTGCGGCCGTAAGCATTGCAAGCGTTTGGATGAGGGATacagaagaaaaagctAATAGACCCACAGACCATATCTCCATGTACACGAAAGTgcgagggaaagggaggtGCAGGTGATCAACTTGACGGGATCTCACGTGGCAACCAGCCCAGAGGTGGAGATGCTCCTCAAGGTGAGTCACCGCTGGGCGCAAGTTGAGATTGCTTTTTGCTGACAAGGAAGACAGCGACGATGGGCATTTACAGTTTTCACACCTACAAATTCTTATATTCTACAAGCAGCTTCTGAAAACGAGCGGAAAGACTGGATATCTGTAATCAGTACAAGTGCGGAATGAAGGGGCGTGTGTTTTATGGGACTAGATACAAGAGAAGGGGGAAGCAAGGATCTCGTGCAATCGTCTGTTGACCTGCAATCTGGCATGTTCCCTGTTTGCATTTTCAACTGTTGTGTCTTTTATAGAATTATCTACTTTTCTGCGTGTATACGACTTGCAATGATGATATGATTGCCAAGACTCGCATGAGCTGCAATATAAGGGGGAGTACGTACAGCAGTATGGATTACAGAGGCAGACGGCGTTCATTGTTGGACAGGAACTATACGAATAGTGGCGCGCACGGGCAGGTGATGTGTCTGTGAGGCACGTCGTCGAGGCTAGACGAGATAATCGTAAGNNNNNNNNNNNNNNNNNNNNNNNNNNNNNNNNNNNNNNNNNNNNNNNNNNNNNNNNNNNNNNNNNNNNNNNNNNNNNNNNNNNNNNNNNNNNNNNNNNNNATCGGACGGGTTGCGTCGATTATATGAAAGCTAAATGCAGGTGTCCTCATGATACGATACGCGTTGCGGGAGAGTGCGAGGGTTTAGAGAGAGGCACACCACGTTCGGCGGTGGGATTTGTGGGAAAAATTTGGAGCTGTGTATGCATGCGGCGGCGGATGACCGTACCGTGCCGAGTGGTGGCCTCCCCCATGGTGTGgggcaaaggagaaagcCGATgcagggaaggagaaaacGAGTCCTGGATCATAGTTCACTACCCGCCCGGCGCTGGATATGACGGATGCATGGCCGGCTGTTTATCTgtccatcttttctttgcCTCATCCGCGCAGACGAGCAGCAGTGCTTGGGACATCCCGCCAGACAAGAAGCGAAAGAGAACGAGAATATAGCTGGCGGCCAGGCAAAATAACAAGTGCGGAAAAAAGCCCCCCAGGGTGGTTCGCCAACTGAGTGGTTGTCGGGTTTATAGCAAGCCCCGCGAAGAGTACGAGAAAGAACGCGCAGAGGGCAGAAAGACGACGGACAAGCGCTCAATGAGCACCAGCAGCCACCTCGCCCACGCCACCCAcctcccccgccccgcAGACTCCCTCCCGCGCAGCCCATACCCGCACGACGCCCAGCACTCGCCGCTCCCTCCCCCGTCCTTCCTCCACGCCTTTCCGCTGCCGCCCCGGgcgtccatctcctccgtCGCTGCGCCCCCGGCGAGCGCCCCGCTGCACTCTGCGCCGCCCTACTCGTCCGCACAGACCCTCCGTGCCTCGCTGCCGCTCCCCCACCCGTACTACCCGCTCCCCCTGCCACACACCCCGTCCGGCCACCGCGTGCTCCGCTCCCCCAACCCGCCGTGTCTCTGGCCGCTGCCCCACCCGCTGCCCGCCATCGACTCCCTCCGGCGCCCGTCCCGCCATCCCCCGCACCCCGCCTCCCACTCCGGCTCGCCCAGCTTGGACCACCCGCGAGCCTACTACGATCCCACCGTCTCCGTCCCGCTCGCCTACCGCGAGTCGTATCCGTCCCACCCGTCCACCCACCCAAGTTCCCCCtatcttccccctcccaccCCGTCCGCGTACGGCTACCGCGCCCCGTCCCCGTTCCGGATCCCGCCTCCGTTGACGTTCAGGTACTCTCGCTCACCGCCGCCTCTCGACACCATGCCGCCACGCAAAAAGGCCGAGCCGTCGACCGCAGACACAGTGGCTGCATCCAATGCATCAGCGACTACCGGCGCACCGGCCTCTGCCAGCAcgagagcaagaagaggtgcCAACGGCAAGGGATGGACGACCGAGCACACGTACGAGCCCAACGGCCAGCGCAAGGAGGTCATCGTCATTGACGATTCTGCCAGCCCAATGGTGCAGCCTGTGAGAAAGAGGACGCGGGCGCAGGTCGCGGCTGAGCAAGCAGCCCAGCAACAGCAGTTACATCAGGCCTATGCGAGCACGAACGCGGGCTACTCAGATACGGTGAGCATATCAAATGGGCACGGCAGCGTGGCCAGCACCGCCGGTACAGCAGCGGGAGGAAccacgaagaagagaaagttggaggaggaccagggaaagaaggcaaaaGCCAAGGTTGCGAGTGTGAGTCTATAAATGCCCCATTGTATGTAAGCTGACAGAGCCTCCTAGACGGCGACGTCGGCATCAATACAGACGACCGGCACCTGGCAATCGACCCAACAGGCTGCCCCAGCAAAGGCCACCCAGTACCAGAAAGCCCCCGCCCAGCCGGCTCAGCAGCAGGGTCCACCACCGTGGGATGACCCAGAAGGCCATTACATTGTCAAGCCTGACGATGTTATCGGCGGTAGATGTGAGCAATCAATCTGCAGTCACCTAGAGCTTCACTAATCGCTACAACAGACAAAATTGTCAGGTTACTGGGTCAAGGAACGTTTGGTAAGGTGGTTGAAGCAAGACATATTGAGACACGGCGTAAAGTCGCGATCAAGGTTATCCGGGCCGTGCAAAAGTACCGTGAGGCGAGCAAAATTGAGATCAGAGTGCTTGAAACGCTTAGAAAGCATGATCCACGGAATGACAAGTAAGTTCACAACTAGTCTTGTTTCGTTGGAACATGTGCTAAAGCGATTTAGCAAATGTATACATCTCGACGAATACTTTGACTTCCGGAACCATCCGTGTCTCGTCTCAGAGTTGTACGGAATGAGCGTATTTGACTTTTTAAAGCAGAACGGTTTCCAACCATTTCCGGATAAGCACATTCAAGACTTTGCAAAGAGTTTATTAAGAAGCATGTCCTGCAAGTAACCGTTCATCTCCAACTTGGGTTACGCAGCTGATTAAAGAATATAGACTTGCATTCTCTCAAGCTCGTGCACACCGATCTCAAGCCCGAGAATATTCTTTTATGTTCAAATGAGGCGAGATTAGCAGGCCCTAGAGTCCGAAATGCTCGTTCAAAGTCCATCCTCAAGGTGTGTTTTATCCCGCCAGGGGATGTACGACGATTGCTGATTGCTCGAATACAGAACACTGAAATCCGTCTTATCGATTTTGGTTCTGCCACTTTTGAATCTGAATATCATTCCTCTGTCGTCTCTACTAGACACTATCGTGCCCCTGAAATCATACTTGGTCTTTCATGGTCTTATCCTTGTGACATGTTCAGTATAGGCTGTATCCTGGTAGAGTTCTACACTGGAAACGCGCTTTTTCAGACGCACGACAATTTGGAACATTTGGCGATGATGGAGGTTGTGATGGGTAAGTTTAGCCAGAGGATGattgagaagggaaagtGAGTGGAACAAAATCTTTAGCATGACGCGATAAACGAGTGTGACTGACGAAAGAAGCAGGAGTAAAAAGCCAGAGTACTTTAAAGGCAACAAGATAGATTTTCCAAACTCTACGGTTTCCAAGGCGAGCAGAAAATATGTCAAGAGCATGCAAAGCCTAAAGTAAGTCATCGGCGGCAGGCGGTTTCGGTATCTGTCATTGTACTCAACGTATACTATTAGGCAAGTGATCGATCCTGCCAACAGACATCAACAGTTGTTCCTTGACCTTTGTACGAGACTGCTAGAGCATGATCCGGACGTCCGGATCAAGGTGCAAGACGCTTTACGACATCCGTGAGTCTGGAAATTGATTTGCAGTTCGAATAAATGCTGATCGCGAATTTTAGTTATCTGACCGAGCCTATTCCAGAGCCTGCATAAAGTTGAAACTGGTATAGGATGGCGATTCAGTGAATGGCGCCTTCATCATTGGCGATATAATAACCTAATCTGGGTTATAGTACGGGATAATTGTCTATGATTCTCATCATGCTCTTTATCATGATAAAATGTCATGTTCGGATGCTCTCCgcattttcttttttccctcAATACAATCATATGTGTACTATTCATCAGTTTTCTTtgtttcccttttctcgtTCATCGTATCTATGGAAAGTTCTCGgtatctcttctttttttgcgTTTCTTTGTTTTCGATGATTACTACAATTATCACTTGACGAAATGGGATGTTTCACGAAGGCAAGTAGATTGAATGCAAAATGTTAGACGATCAGTGCAGCCTATCAAAGTGCAGGCGCTTTTGGAATTTCTGGTAATGCGTCGTCATTCATGCACGTTCTCGTCCCAACAAAATTCCCCCCTACCAAATACCCAAATTGTCTTACCACAACACTTTCCTTCGCTCTTATCTCAAAAGCGCGCCTTTTTTACTTTTGCTGAGCAATAGCGCCGTCCACAGCGGTGCGCATTTCTTGGATAGTCTGCTTGGGGTCTTTGGCGCCAAAGATGGCAGTACCAGCGACAAGGACGTTGGAACCTGCGCGCAAAGATCAGTCTTGCGCTCCAAAACTTATCAAGCCTGCCATTTGCCTCTCTCATCTATCCATTTTCAAGCGTCCGAGTTTTTCGCCTTATACAGCATAAAACGAAaccgaaaaaaaggaagaaaagacgACTTACCGGCCTGGGCACACTGGCAAGCGTTGCCAGATCCAACACCACCATCGACCTGGATGTTCTTGCCAGGGAATCTCTCCCTCAACTCCTTTACCTTTTCGAGGCATTCAGGCATGAACTTTTGACCACCTCGGCCAGGGCGGACGGTCATGACGAGCAAGAGATCGGCAGCTTTACCAAGGGAGTCCGTGATGGCGCTAGCCGGGGTTTCAGGTGAAATAGCAAGTCCAGCAAGCATATTATGGGAATGGACAAGCTCAATGACCTTTTCGGGCTCCTCTGTTTTACATAACAAGTATGTCTCAGTGCCGGAGAACTTGCTCATACAAAAGAGAATAGAGACGTACCGGTAGCTTCATAATGGAATGTGTAGAGTTTTCCACCTGCCTTGGCGACTTCAGGAACCCATTGAGAAGGGTTAGAAACCATCATGTGGCAGTCCATAAAGATGTTGGGGACATTCTTGTAAACGTGTTCGAGGATGGGGGCGCCCATGGTGATGTTGGGGACGAAATGGCCATCCATGACGTCTACACGATGGTACACCGTGAGCATGTTTGGATATGAGTTATAAGTATTTAGTTGACAAACCCATGTGAAGCCAGTCACATCCATTGGCCATCATTCGTCGACACTCGTTGCTGAGGTCGGACAAGTCGCTCTGATTATCCGTCAGCTCCACGCCTCCGCACAAAATTCATATACATCTTTTTTGCCGTCCTGCGCCAGTACTCACAGCAAGCACGGAGGGGGAAATGATAGCTTTGCTCATTCTTGTTGCTTCACGGATAAAATGTGTGTATATTTTtctggaaaaaaaagagacatggaggaaagagaagaagggattcCCCGCAACGTCATTCGGCCCGATCCGGCGGATGTTTATTAGTAGATTACGTAATTAGACGACGTACACTAAGCTTCTGGTGGATGGGGTCGATTTTAGAACAAGGGTATAATTTATTTCAGTTCTTGTTGTCCTATTTTTCTCTGGAAAGTCTTAGCGTAAGACATACTATTGAGTCAAAATGGCAGGTCCGCTTTCAGTTGAAGATATGTTGGCAAAGCAAAAGGCCGAGAAAGAAGCCGCTGCCAAGGTATGCTCAGTCTTCTTGCAACTCTCTCACAACTGCTGCTAATGTCCGATCGACTCTGTAGCCCAAGTTTTTGAGCAAAGCAGAACGACAAAAGATTGCTTTGGAAAAGCGTCAATCTGAGGTTCGCGAACAGCAAGAACGTGAAGATGCCGAACGTCGCCAGCGAGAGGAATTTGATCGTGctgccgaagaagagaggcgaCGCCATGAGCAAGAGAGATATGGCTACAATGCCGGACCCAGTGGTAGGAATGATCGTGATGGATATGGGAGGGATGGGTACGGCCGTGACAACAGGAGAGGCTTTGGAGACCGCCGAGATGGATCTGGACCTGCTATCCCTTCTGGGCCTCGCGGTGCCGCCCTTCCTGTGGGACCAAGGAGTATGCAAAGTAGAAACGGTGGCGGACTTCCTTACGACGGATTTGCGCAAGGTTCTCCCAGTCAGTTGTCTTCCACACCTGTTGCTGGTTCTGCCTCTCCTGGACCTGCCTCTACTACAGCTTCGGGAGACGCTGTTCCCCCTTCTCAGGCAGAACTTGAAGCTCTCCGTGCTCGCTATCTCGGAAAGAGGacagatgggaagaagccgCGTCTGAGAAAGGCTCAAGACAAGAAAATCATATTCGATTGGAACGAGCAAGATGATACGAGTGCTGCAGACCAGAGTTCATGGACCAGGGAAGTGCGAGAGTTGGTTCCGGGAGGCACGATGTTTGGTGGACGTTTAGcagggatggatggagccaagaagaatgagacTCGAAGTGAcaagtgagtttttttttaaagGACTTTGAGAAGTCGTTCTAATTTTGTATAGCCATGCGGACCCGCTGGAGCGTCGTCGCGCtgtcaagggcaaggatgatgatcgCCACTGGTCTGACAAGCCCCTCGATGAGATGAAGGAACGAGATTGGCGTATCTTCCGTGAAGACTTTAGTATTGCAGCTAGAGGTGGTGGGATCCCTCATCCTTTAAGGAACTGGAGAGAATCGGCCATTCCGAGTCAAATTTTGGATATCATCGAAGAGATCGGTTACAAGGAGCCCAGTCCTATCCAAAGGCAAGCAATCCCTATTGGAATGCAAAATCGCGACCTAATCGGTGTCGCCAAAACTGGTTTGTCTACCATTTATGCGTATTTCGCCTGGTGCTAACAATAGTTTTGTAGGTTCTGGTAAGACCGCCGCCTTCGTCATCCCTATGCTCGATT harbors:
- a CDS encoding hypothetical protein (HMMPfam hit to FHA, FHA domain, score: 37.9, E(): 3e-08; HMMPfam hit to Kinesin, Kinesin motor domain, score: 533.5, E(): 1.9e-157; HMMPfam hit to PH, PH domain, score: 56.3, E(): 8.4e-14); this translates as MSGGNIKVVVRCRPLNAREIARGSKELIRMEGSQTILDPPEATGGASSKAIEKKPMIFSFDKSYWSAGPKDDPKYASQQTLYEDLGADLLDHSFEGFNTCIFAYGQTGSGKSYSMMGYGAEKGIIPLTTSELFRRIEARMGSDVNLSYTVEVSYIEIYNEKVRDLLNPKNKGNLRVREHPSLGPYVEDLSRLVVENYTQMMTLMDEGNKARTVASTNMNETSSRSHAVFTLVVSLTQKRHDPQTQMTGEKVSKISLVDLAGSERQASTGATGTRLKEGANINKSLTTLGKVISALAQAGQNKRKKEEHVPYRDSVLTWLLKESLGGNSKTAMIAAISPADYEETLSTLRYADAAKKIKTHAIVNEDPNAKLIRELKEELELLRSRVLMSGLSDESSYDPSIPPEKQIVTYITKEGEIRKVTKLELQDQLEASEKLMESLNLTWEEKLQKTQAIHIEREKALEELGISIDTNMVGVHAPQNHPSLVNLNEDPLMSECLIYQIKPGTTIAGAVDEDKAHIKLSGTHILPEHCSFTNDEGVVTIEAMPDARTFVNGKRVPPNSPVKLLNGFRVILGDSHVFRFNDPAAVRAERKKLRISSSTDENGSLTPGLRPDSPSSRVDTELMDWTAARREVADIEKLADQDLDKLYDDILKLRTQRRRPESRMDIADFDSHFERSANPLSNPWAGPGQTATMTSNSLATPVGPDVDVNIVDEQSETSAEQALHTSSALQTPAYDQKAADAKLHQEHLTKQLRMMAQEVKRIRSQAARAKAMEPGEMEPADWNAEEVRKLRRVVEKWKRLRGYKMAEEILLGAVDIREANIIAKHMEKQVTYNFLVVNGAIASPTSSLDEQKGIIEFEDVSGSGIQHINGPVVVVKVIDWRAKSVYTWDLPRFRQQLIKMRHMYALKEKPNYSVHFEVDGPFTDVPPPSYSFIGSAKVPLRLLGNHLSYAVTVPIMCQYTMEAVGSCRVTFKADSLDDVFGRSAQISSDRLLNSTISPGSRLVFTFIVDSVKGLSSTDYASIHAQTRLSSLIGPSIVSEDTFASQSVDLDKSSGTRLILKKTISTVVTPEIIQYITNEYAVVEFFAKAKTEYLERLERWDVNHEVLPIVPTCTTPTKSGGGNSLMRRCETDFVAPERHDILATISILELASNGEYLPAEVYDDIFQLHQGLQRRLRIKLVHSSGKALPWEKLEHSGAASVGKPLIELRMSDQVVEHHPDGTLSLEAEGVWDTASHACRHLDRRTLPGQQHLLIRLTWLVSVPTLSEPVTFQVDLPLKILGRDAKRSSFLSFWSASKVFKNMTRIFVVECAPPIARSANELWRLDTGGKHVKGEETLGNWKPRSLGLLDDWKKMCRAQIGLAEVAVTKIVLEMWREDEEGSEGEKEDGEEEEQGDEEKKKTLMGKCLGLWQKAIANRVEIDVKRESLEEEAISRKLRKLLPDLEPKPVPTVKLQRRIDNVIKSGHLMLLRDSQADQWEKIFFVLRPPYLHVHESAREREVQVINLTGSHVATSPEVEMLLKRRWAFTVFTPTNSYILQAASENERKDWISVISTSAE
- a CDS encoding hypothetical protein (HMMPfam hit to Pkinase, Protein kinase domain, score: 186.5, E(): 5.1e-53) codes for the protein MSTSSHLAHATHLPRPADSLPRSPYPHDAQHSPLPPPSFLHAFPLPPRASISSVAAPPASAPLHSAPPYSSAQTLRASLPLPHPYYPLPLPHTPSGHRVLRSPNPPCLWPLPHPLPAIDSLRRPSRHPPHPASHSGSPSLDHPRAYYDPTVSVPLAYRESYPSHPSTHPSSPYLPPPTPSAYGYRAPSPFRIPPPLTFRYSRSPPPLDTMPPRKKAEPSTADTVAASNASATTGAPASASTRARRGANGKGWTTEHTYEPNGQRKEVIVIDDSASPMVQPVRKRTRAQVAAEQAAQQQQLHQAYASTNAGYSDTVSISNGHGSVASTAGTAAGGTTKKRKLEEDQGKKAKAKVASTATSASIQTTGTWQSTQQAAPAKATQYQKAPAQPAQQQGPPPWDDPEGHYIVKPDDVIGGRYKIVRLLGQGTFGKVVEARHIETRRKVAIKVIRAVQKYREASKIEIRVLETLRKHDPRNDNKCIHLDEYFDFRNHPCLVSELYGMSVFDFLKQNGFQPFPDKHIQDFAKNLHSLKLVHTDLKPENILLCSNEARLAGPRVRNARSKSILKNTEIRLIDFGSATFESEYHSSVVSTRHYRAPEIILGLSWSYPCDMFSIGCILVEFYTGNALFQTHDNLEHLAMMEVVMGKFSQRMIEKGKSKKPEYFKGNKIDFPNSTVSKASRKYVKSMQSLKQVIDPANRHQQLFLDLCTRLLEHDPDVRIKVQDALRHPYLTEPIPEPA
- a CDS encoding hypothetical protein (HMMPfam hit to DEAD, DEAD/DEAH box helicase, score: 248.7, E(): 9.8e-72; HMMPfam hit to Helicase_C, Helicase conserved C-terminal domain, score: 108.8, E(): 1.3e-29), giving the protein MAGPLSVEDMLAKQKAEKEAAAKPKFLSKAERQKIALEKRQSEVREQQEREDAERRQREEFDRAAEEERRRHEQERYGYNAGPSGRNDRDGYGRDGYGRDNRRGFGDRRDGSGPAIPSGPRGAALPVGPRSMQSRNGGGLPYDGFAQGSPSQLSSTPVAGSASPGPASTTASGDAVPPSQAELEALRARYLGKRTDGKKPRLRKAQDKKIIFDWNEQDDTSAADQSSWTREVRELVPGGTMFGGRLAGMDGAKKNETRSDNHADPLERRRAVKGKDDDRHWSDKPLDEMKERDWRIFREDFSIAARGGGIPHPLRNWRESAIPSQILDIIEEIGYKEPSPIQRQAIPIGMQNRDLIGVAKTGSGKTAAFVIPMLDYIGHLPPLNDDNRHLGPYALIMAPTRELAQQIETETRRFALPLGYKCVSIVGGRSVEEQQFALRDGAEIIIATPGRLKDMVDKSILVMSQCRYVVMDEADRMVDLGFEVDLNFILDSMPATFVKPDDSVALQPTKEGEWQGWRVTTLFSATMPPAVERLARKYLIKPATVVIGNAGEAVDTVEQRVEFVHGDEKKKARLIEILRTIGLPPPIIVFVNQKKTADMVVKYVQQAGMSGVTLHSGKSQEQREAALQALRDGEISVLVATDLAGRGIDVPDVSLVINWQMSDTIEKYVHRIGRTGRAGKTGVAITFLTNDDDEVMYDLRIEVEKSKMSKMNPELARHEAARTRVTREMKRKRGDEEE
- a CDS encoding hypothetical protein (HMMPfam hit to Ribul_P_3_epim, Ribulose-phosphate 3 epimerase family, score: 299.5, E(): 5e-87), coding for MSKAIISPSVLASDLSDLSNECRRMMANGCDWLHMDVMDGHFVPNITMGAPILEHVYKNVPNIFMDCHMMVSNPSQWVPEVAKAGGKLYTFHYEATEEPEKVIELVHSHNMLAGLAISPETPASAITDSLGKAADLLLVMTVRPGRGGQKFMPECLEKVKELRERFPGKNIQVDGGVGSGNACQCAQAGSNVLVAGTAIFGAKDPKQTIQEMRTAVDGAIAQQK